In Chanodichthys erythropterus isolate Z2021 chromosome 11, ASM2448905v1, whole genome shotgun sequence, a single window of DNA contains:
- the kiaa0232 gene encoding uncharacterized protein KIAA0232 homolog isoform X1, translating into MRPMSGESDGPAPERVSQAFPLSGPVSSSEMSSLQSLGPVQSWLGQELEKCGIDAMIYTRYVLSLLLHDSYDYDLQDQENDIFLGWEKGTGKKWGKSKKKGGTDLSLEEMKKQAAVQCLRSASDENSGIESLVEELCSKLKDIQNKQKEKDKQGNKKSDISQSPEPDESLSSKDQVEMYYEAFPPLSEKPVCLQEIMTVWNKAKACTYSSSSSSAVPQTSTDTSSPKDCTSEGEAFKDRTVDAPSSTTTTSERAQQRRTKREKENRFHGSATGVPDDQVAPHSKRQARHRSEGRFRPRSWSSGSSEAGSSSSGNQGDQTLSCKAARIRHKSREVSSRNKRGRSGSGQVKLALKVIDKEERKNARGNISTTGGPPKQHHYMKKGKRPLREIRKDANLVEAQESGGEANKKEYMEEPLWYTEPISEYFVPLSRSKLETKYRSKEDSSNDLAMSIDVDCLSERIQGICIANSCFQRAYLAAGTFVDGHFIEVPGEGDEEAPELNGIPSCHPPEDGQDLDDEHLSEFTHFYEVDLYQSILDPSASDAVQESRILNMIRQKSIERKHFEAGCVVLDGLELQGESAIRVDSLGASEADVSITQNIAQVWECCSSSSLEDLEGESCPGDSPVRLSPVLDSVPFSKISGAFVGHHLQEASGSISDLNSCFSLFELQYDSPSFSFPCDSLTGGQDNVDSSSCLDPQRNKQSRLLIWTKNSAFDETEHCSNLSTRTCSPWSHSEETRSDSEQINAPADESVQFGNEEVSCISLIPPLCLEEELLDFFQENSSHQQEETSVCAESNQPFNKKSKLESVCGIALEQDESKLYNAVVFSDVSNQQSDEYTSGIIKDIWMAIGDRDCVLTLGVKNTGEHLFSEEATGYQCSCLDKDVKGEIQKKAVQCSEYHLWDGQKEDEGLPKNKLSKMNDGDYTTPAKPWNCNSQDSTSFILGGVYGELKTLSGDREWAMVPPGDACGSLLQCAAATSSDMVTIAGADVFMNTSSRFAPGHKPLWRPLVSLGQNEQASKGPGDGLNKGFSVVFHEDLLGSCGGFRGEESGLDYPFSSFDLNNPFSQVLHVECSFEPEDMASFSPGFKPKSILCSDNEPFCPWLYGINRTQYRAIRISPRTHFRPISASELSPGGCSESDVESEKEEASLPVGQADLFDDPQADLKPLEEDAECEGPYYGKSELESGKFLPRLKKSGMEKSAQTSLDSQEGGSTLLPITEQEVCVHCETAVVSTPCSHVQTSVLQQEECSRETESCECDATDQIPKTGKSLDVAQDMHEFPLLNFGEQCLTNMQQEECWWQSTLCSPLFPGSQCGGSSNV; encoded by the exons ATGCGTCCAATGAGTGGAGAGTCAGACGGCCCCGCTCCTGAAAGAGTCTCACAGGCCTTCCCTTTGTCAGGCCCTGTGTCCTCCTCAGAGATGTCCTCACTGCAGTCACTAGGGCCAGTGCAGAGCTGGCTGGGTCAGGAGTTGGAGAAATGTGGCATAGATGCAATGATCTACACCCGCTATGTCCTTAGTCTGCTACTGCACGACAGCTATGACTATGACCTGCAGGACCAG GAAAATGACATCTTCCTGGGCTGGGAGAAGGGAACAGGGAAGAAATGGGGGAAGAGCAAGAAGAAGGGAGGGACTGACCTTAGTCTTGAAGAGATGAAGAAACAAGCTGCTGTGCAATGTTTGCGTTCAGCATCTGATGAA AATTCTGGAATTGAAAGCTTGGTCGAGGAGCTTTGCTCTAAACTCAAGGATattcaaaacaaacagaaag AAAAAGATAAGCAAGGAAATAAAAAATCTGATATATCTCAGTCTCCTGAACCAGATGAATCACTTTCTTCTAAGGACCAGGTTGAGAT GTACTATGAAGCCTTTCCACCTCTGTCAGAAAAACCTGTTTGTCTCCAAGAAATTATGACCGTGTGGAACAAAGCTAAAGCCTGCACATATTCCAGCTCATCATCATCTGCTGTCCCTCAAACAAGCACCGACACATCCTCTCCAAAAGACTGCACCAGCGAAGGTGAAGCCTTTAAAGACCGAACAGTTGATGCACCCAGTTCCACCACCACAACCAGCGAGAGGGCCCAGCAGCGACGCACTAAGAGGGAGAAGGAAAACCGATTCCATGGAAGCGCAACAGGAGTGCCTGATGATCAGGTTGCTCCTCATAGTAAGAGGCAGGCCAGACACCGATCTGAGGGAAGGTTCCGTCCCAGATCGTGGTCCTCTGGCTCGAGTGAAGCTGGCTCAAGCTCTAGTGGTAATCAGGGTGACCAGACCCTTAGTTGCAAAGCAGCCCGCATAAGACACAAGTCTCGAGAGgtcagcagcagaaacaaaagAGGCCGAAGTGGCAGCGGACAGGTCAAACTGGCCCTAAAAGTCATTGACAAAGAGGAGCGGAAAAATGCACGTGGAAACATCAGTACCACTGGAGGCCCACCTAAGCAGCACCACTACATGAAAAAAGGCAAGAGACCTCTGAGGGAGATCCGCAAAGATGCTAATCTAGTTGAGGCACAGGAGTCAGGAGGAGAGGCCAATAAAAAGGAATATATGGAGGAGCCTCTTTGGTACACAGAGCCCATCTCTGAGTACTTTGTCCCTCTCAGTAGAAGTAAATTGGAGACAAAGTATCGGAGTAAAGAAGACTCTTCCAATGACTTAGCTATGTCCATTGATGTGGACTGTCTATCGGAGAGAATTCAAGGAATCTGCATTGCAAATTCTTGTTTTCAAAGGGCATACCTTGCTGCAGGCACTTTTGTGGATGGCCACTTCATTGAAGTGCCTGGTGAAGGTGATGAAGAGGCTCCTGAACTGAATGGGATTCCAAGCTGCCATCCTCCTGAAGATGGTCAAGATTTAGATGATGAGCAtctgtctgaattcactcacttctATGAAGTTGATCTTTATCAATCCATATTGGATCCTAGTGCCTCAGATGCGGTACAAGAAAGTCGAATCCTGAACATGATTCGACAAAAGAGCATTGAGCGAAAACACTTTGAAGCAGGATGTGTAGTTTTAGATGGCCTTGAGCTGCAAGGGGAAAGTGCAATAAGGGTTGATTCTCTGGGAGCCTCAGAAGCAGATGTTTCCATCACTCAAAATATTGCCCAAGTCTGGGAGTGCTGTTCATCATCTAGCTTGGAGGATTTGGAGGGAGAAAGTTGTCCAGGTGACTCTCCAGTCAGACTCTCCCCAGTGTTGGACAGTGttccatttagcaaaatatCTGGAGCTTTTGTAGGGCATCATCTCCAAGAAGCCAGTGGTAGCATCTCTGACCTAAACTCCTGCTTTTCACTTTTTGAGTTGCAGTACGATAGCCCTTCCTTTTCTTTTCCCTGCGACTCACTCACGGGGGGTCAGGACAATGTAGATTCAAGTAGCTGTTTAGATccacaaagaaacaaacaatcCCGTTTGCTAATTTGGACCAAAAACAGTGCCTTTGATGAAACGGAACACTGCTCTAACTTATCAACGAGGACCTGCAGTCCATGGTCCCACTCAGAGGAGACACGGTCAGATAGTGAACAGATCAATGCTCCGGCAGATGAATCTGTTCAGTTTGGCAATGAAGAGGTTAGCTGTATCTCCCTTATCCCACCTTTATGCCTAGAGGAGGAGCTTTTAGATTTCTTTCAAGAGAACTCAAGTCACCAGCAGGAAGAAACAAGTGTATGCGCAGAGTCCAACCAGCCCTTCAATAAGAAATCGAAATTGGAGTCTGTTTGTGGCATAGCATTAGAGCAGGATGAGAGTAAACTCTATAATGCTGTTGTGTTTTCAGATGTCTCAAATCAACAAAGTGATGAATACACCTCAGGGATAATAAAAGACATTTGGATGGCTATTGGAGACAGAGACTGTGTCTTAACACTTGGGGTAAAGAATACAGGGGAGCACTTGTTTTCAGAGGAGGCTACTGGCTACCAATGCAGCTGTCTTGACAAGGATGTAAAAGGTGAAATTCAAAAGAAAGCTGTGCAGTGTTCGGAATATCATCTTTGGGACGGACAGAAAGAGGATGAGGGACTTCCTAAAAACAAGCTCTCTAAAATGAATGATGGGGATTACACAACACCGGCCAAGCCCTGGAATTGTAATTCACAGGATAGCACCTCATTTATCCTCGGTGGGGTTTATGGAGAACTGAAGACTCTAAGTGGTGACAGAGAATGGGCTATGGTTCCACCTGGTGATGCTTGTGGCAGTTTGTTGCAGTGTGCAGCAGCCACATCTTCTGACATGGTAACCATTGCAGGAGCGGATGTGTTCATGAACACGAGCAGTCGCTTTGCTCCTGGCCACAAGCCATTGTGGAGACCTCTTGTGTCCCTTGGTCAAAATGAGCAGGCTTCCAAGGGACCAGGGGATGGTTTGAATAAGGGATTTTCTGTTGTCTTCCATGAAGATTTACTGGGATCATGTGGAGGCTTCCGTGGAGAAGAGTCGGGACTTGATTACCCATTTTCATCCTTTGATTTAAACAACCCTTTTTCCCAGGTCCTGCATGTGGAGTGCTCCTTTGAGCCAGAGGATATGGCCTCGTTCAGCCCGGGATTCAAGCCAAAATCCATATTATGCTCAGACAATGAGCCCTTTTGCCCATGGTTATATGGCATCAACCGGACTCAGTATCGGGCCATTCGAATTTCCCCAAGGACTCATTTCCGGCCAATATCTGCCTCGGAACTGTCTCCAGGGGGGTGCAGTGAGTCAGATGTAGAGTCTGAGAAAGAGGAAGCGAGTCTTCCAGTTGGTCAAGCAGACCTCTTTGATGACCCACAGGCTGACCTCAAGCCTCTCGAGGAGGATGCAGAGTGTGAGGGCCCTTACTATGGGAAATCTGAGTTGGAGTCTGGGAAGTTCCTACCCAGATTAAAGAAGTCTGGCATGGAGAAGAGTGCCCAGACGTCACTCGATTCACAGGAGGGTGGGAGCACCCTTCTGCCGATTACTGAACAAGAGGTTTGCGTACATTGTGAGACGGCAGTGGTTTCGACGCCATGTTCTCATGTGCAGACCTCTGTTCTTCAACAAGAAGAATGCAGCAGAGAGACCGAGTCTTGCGAATGTGATGCAACTGATCAGATTCCTAAAACTGGGAAGTCGCTTGATGTTGCTCAAGATATGCACGAG TTTCCTCTGTTGAATTTTGGAGAACAGTGCTTAACTAATATGCAGCAAGAAGAGTGCTGGTGGCAGAGTACTCTATGCTCTCCTTTATTTCCAGGTTCTCAGTGCGGAG GAAGCAGTAATGTATGA
- the kiaa0232 gene encoding uncharacterized protein KIAA0232 homolog isoform X3, with protein MNLQQSGGTSKSSENDIFLGWEKGTGKKWGKSKKKGGTDLSLEEMKKQAAVQCLRSASDENSGIESLVEELCSKLKDIQNKQKEKDKQGNKKSDISQSPEPDESLSSKDQVEMYYEAFPPLSEKPVCLQEIMTVWNKAKACTYSSSSSSAVPQTSTDTSSPKDCTSEGEAFKDRTVDAPSSTTTTSERAQQRRTKREKENRFHGSATGVPDDQVAPHSKRQARHRSEGRFRPRSWSSGSSEAGSSSSGNQGDQTLSCKAARIRHKSREVSSRNKRGRSGSGQVKLALKVIDKEERKNARGNISTTGGPPKQHHYMKKGKRPLREIRKDANLVEAQESGGEANKKEYMEEPLWYTEPISEYFVPLSRSKLETKYRSKEDSSNDLAMSIDVDCLSERIQGICIANSCFQRAYLAAGTFVDGHFIEVPGEGDEEAPELNGIPSCHPPEDGQDLDDEHLSEFTHFYEVDLYQSILDPSASDAVQESRILNMIRQKSIERKHFEAGCVVLDGLELQGESAIRVDSLGASEADVSITQNIAQVWECCSSSSLEDLEGESCPGDSPVRLSPVLDSVPFSKISGAFVGHHLQEASGSISDLNSCFSLFELQYDSPSFSFPCDSLTGGQDNVDSSSCLDPQRNKQSRLLIWTKNSAFDETEHCSNLSTRTCSPWSHSEETRSDSEQINAPADESVQFGNEEVSCISLIPPLCLEEELLDFFQENSSHQQEETSVCAESNQPFNKKSKLESVCGIALEQDESKLYNAVVFSDVSNQQSDEYTSGIIKDIWMAIGDRDCVLTLGVKNTGEHLFSEEATGYQCSCLDKDVKGEIQKKAVQCSEYHLWDGQKEDEGLPKNKLSKMNDGDYTTPAKPWNCNSQDSTSFILGGVYGELKTLSGDREWAMVPPGDACGSLLQCAAATSSDMVTIAGADVFMNTSSRFAPGHKPLWRPLVSLGQNEQASKGPGDGLNKGFSVVFHEDLLGSCGGFRGEESGLDYPFSSFDLNNPFSQVLHVECSFEPEDMASFSPGFKPKSILCSDNEPFCPWLYGINRTQYRAIRISPRTHFRPISASELSPGGCSESDVESEKEEASLPVGQADLFDDPQADLKPLEEDAECEGPYYGKSELESGKFLPRLKKSGMEKSAQTSLDSQEGGSTLLPITEQEVCVHCETAVVSTPCSHVQTSVLQQEECSRETESCECDATDQIPKTGKSLDVAQDMHEFPLLNFGEQCLTNMQQEECWWQSTLCSPLFPGSQCGGSSNV; from the exons atgaatctgcaacagtcaggtggtacaagtaagagctct GAAAATGACATCTTCCTGGGCTGGGAGAAGGGAACAGGGAAGAAATGGGGGAAGAGCAAGAAGAAGGGAGGGACTGACCTTAGTCTTGAAGAGATGAAGAAACAAGCTGCTGTGCAATGTTTGCGTTCAGCATCTGATGAA AATTCTGGAATTGAAAGCTTGGTCGAGGAGCTTTGCTCTAAACTCAAGGATattcaaaacaaacagaaag AAAAAGATAAGCAAGGAAATAAAAAATCTGATATATCTCAGTCTCCTGAACCAGATGAATCACTTTCTTCTAAGGACCAGGTTGAGAT GTACTATGAAGCCTTTCCACCTCTGTCAGAAAAACCTGTTTGTCTCCAAGAAATTATGACCGTGTGGAACAAAGCTAAAGCCTGCACATATTCCAGCTCATCATCATCTGCTGTCCCTCAAACAAGCACCGACACATCCTCTCCAAAAGACTGCACCAGCGAAGGTGAAGCCTTTAAAGACCGAACAGTTGATGCACCCAGTTCCACCACCACAACCAGCGAGAGGGCCCAGCAGCGACGCACTAAGAGGGAGAAGGAAAACCGATTCCATGGAAGCGCAACAGGAGTGCCTGATGATCAGGTTGCTCCTCATAGTAAGAGGCAGGCCAGACACCGATCTGAGGGAAGGTTCCGTCCCAGATCGTGGTCCTCTGGCTCGAGTGAAGCTGGCTCAAGCTCTAGTGGTAATCAGGGTGACCAGACCCTTAGTTGCAAAGCAGCCCGCATAAGACACAAGTCTCGAGAGgtcagcagcagaaacaaaagAGGCCGAAGTGGCAGCGGACAGGTCAAACTGGCCCTAAAAGTCATTGACAAAGAGGAGCGGAAAAATGCACGTGGAAACATCAGTACCACTGGAGGCCCACCTAAGCAGCACCACTACATGAAAAAAGGCAAGAGACCTCTGAGGGAGATCCGCAAAGATGCTAATCTAGTTGAGGCACAGGAGTCAGGAGGAGAGGCCAATAAAAAGGAATATATGGAGGAGCCTCTTTGGTACACAGAGCCCATCTCTGAGTACTTTGTCCCTCTCAGTAGAAGTAAATTGGAGACAAAGTATCGGAGTAAAGAAGACTCTTCCAATGACTTAGCTATGTCCATTGATGTGGACTGTCTATCGGAGAGAATTCAAGGAATCTGCATTGCAAATTCTTGTTTTCAAAGGGCATACCTTGCTGCAGGCACTTTTGTGGATGGCCACTTCATTGAAGTGCCTGGTGAAGGTGATGAAGAGGCTCCTGAACTGAATGGGATTCCAAGCTGCCATCCTCCTGAAGATGGTCAAGATTTAGATGATGAGCAtctgtctgaattcactcacttctATGAAGTTGATCTTTATCAATCCATATTGGATCCTAGTGCCTCAGATGCGGTACAAGAAAGTCGAATCCTGAACATGATTCGACAAAAGAGCATTGAGCGAAAACACTTTGAAGCAGGATGTGTAGTTTTAGATGGCCTTGAGCTGCAAGGGGAAAGTGCAATAAGGGTTGATTCTCTGGGAGCCTCAGAAGCAGATGTTTCCATCACTCAAAATATTGCCCAAGTCTGGGAGTGCTGTTCATCATCTAGCTTGGAGGATTTGGAGGGAGAAAGTTGTCCAGGTGACTCTCCAGTCAGACTCTCCCCAGTGTTGGACAGTGttccatttagcaaaatatCTGGAGCTTTTGTAGGGCATCATCTCCAAGAAGCCAGTGGTAGCATCTCTGACCTAAACTCCTGCTTTTCACTTTTTGAGTTGCAGTACGATAGCCCTTCCTTTTCTTTTCCCTGCGACTCACTCACGGGGGGTCAGGACAATGTAGATTCAAGTAGCTGTTTAGATccacaaagaaacaaacaatcCCGTTTGCTAATTTGGACCAAAAACAGTGCCTTTGATGAAACGGAACACTGCTCTAACTTATCAACGAGGACCTGCAGTCCATGGTCCCACTCAGAGGAGACACGGTCAGATAGTGAACAGATCAATGCTCCGGCAGATGAATCTGTTCAGTTTGGCAATGAAGAGGTTAGCTGTATCTCCCTTATCCCACCTTTATGCCTAGAGGAGGAGCTTTTAGATTTCTTTCAAGAGAACTCAAGTCACCAGCAGGAAGAAACAAGTGTATGCGCAGAGTCCAACCAGCCCTTCAATAAGAAATCGAAATTGGAGTCTGTTTGTGGCATAGCATTAGAGCAGGATGAGAGTAAACTCTATAATGCTGTTGTGTTTTCAGATGTCTCAAATCAACAAAGTGATGAATACACCTCAGGGATAATAAAAGACATTTGGATGGCTATTGGAGACAGAGACTGTGTCTTAACACTTGGGGTAAAGAATACAGGGGAGCACTTGTTTTCAGAGGAGGCTACTGGCTACCAATGCAGCTGTCTTGACAAGGATGTAAAAGGTGAAATTCAAAAGAAAGCTGTGCAGTGTTCGGAATATCATCTTTGGGACGGACAGAAAGAGGATGAGGGACTTCCTAAAAACAAGCTCTCTAAAATGAATGATGGGGATTACACAACACCGGCCAAGCCCTGGAATTGTAATTCACAGGATAGCACCTCATTTATCCTCGGTGGGGTTTATGGAGAACTGAAGACTCTAAGTGGTGACAGAGAATGGGCTATGGTTCCACCTGGTGATGCTTGTGGCAGTTTGTTGCAGTGTGCAGCAGCCACATCTTCTGACATGGTAACCATTGCAGGAGCGGATGTGTTCATGAACACGAGCAGTCGCTTTGCTCCTGGCCACAAGCCATTGTGGAGACCTCTTGTGTCCCTTGGTCAAAATGAGCAGGCTTCCAAGGGACCAGGGGATGGTTTGAATAAGGGATTTTCTGTTGTCTTCCATGAAGATTTACTGGGATCATGTGGAGGCTTCCGTGGAGAAGAGTCGGGACTTGATTACCCATTTTCATCCTTTGATTTAAACAACCCTTTTTCCCAGGTCCTGCATGTGGAGTGCTCCTTTGAGCCAGAGGATATGGCCTCGTTCAGCCCGGGATTCAAGCCAAAATCCATATTATGCTCAGACAATGAGCCCTTTTGCCCATGGTTATATGGCATCAACCGGACTCAGTATCGGGCCATTCGAATTTCCCCAAGGACTCATTTCCGGCCAATATCTGCCTCGGAACTGTCTCCAGGGGGGTGCAGTGAGTCAGATGTAGAGTCTGAGAAAGAGGAAGCGAGTCTTCCAGTTGGTCAAGCAGACCTCTTTGATGACCCACAGGCTGACCTCAAGCCTCTCGAGGAGGATGCAGAGTGTGAGGGCCCTTACTATGGGAAATCTGAGTTGGAGTCTGGGAAGTTCCTACCCAGATTAAAGAAGTCTGGCATGGAGAAGAGTGCCCAGACGTCACTCGATTCACAGGAGGGTGGGAGCACCCTTCTGCCGATTACTGAACAAGAGGTTTGCGTACATTGTGAGACGGCAGTGGTTTCGACGCCATGTTCTCATGTGCAGACCTCTGTTCTTCAACAAGAAGAATGCAGCAGAGAGACCGAGTCTTGCGAATGTGATGCAACTGATCAGATTCCTAAAACTGGGAAGTCGCTTGATGTTGCTCAAGATATGCACGAG TTTCCTCTGTTGAATTTTGGAGAACAGTGCTTAACTAATATGCAGCAAGAAGAGTGCTGGTGGCAGAGTACTCTATGCTCTCCTTTATTTCCAGGTTCTCAGTGCGGAG GAAGCAGTAATGTATGA